The Vallitalea okinawensis genome window below encodes:
- a CDS encoding TrmB family transcriptional regulator has product MIDKLLNMGFTTYEARAYITLLENGPLNGYELSKQSGIPKSNAYSCLQTMLEKGFVYKVERESTHFAPRDFKEITTILRDQLEDDIQFLSNNLPTYKTEASNFLTIKGEDNIFDKLKLMIRDAKDKIIIDLWKQDLITLLGELKVAKGKGIRIYAIVMESSNYKQYDSEYKFDYLYNHPSTSSDTIVRDINIVCDNDEALSAQVGTSYCTGIYSQNKNFVNIVREGLAHDILLNEALKGCTDKHIKELSQLEKLLF; this is encoded by the coding sequence ATGATTGACAAATTACTGAATATGGGGTTTACCACCTATGAAGCAAGAGCATATATTACTCTACTTGAAAATGGTCCACTAAACGGCTATGAACTATCAAAGCAATCTGGTATACCAAAATCAAATGCCTACTCCTGCTTACAGACTATGCTTGAGAAAGGTTTTGTTTACAAAGTTGAAAGGGAATCAACTCATTTTGCTCCTAGGGATTTTAAGGAGATTACTACCATTTTAAGGGATCAACTAGAGGATGATATTCAGTTCTTATCTAATAATCTACCAACATATAAAACTGAAGCGAGTAACTTTCTTACTATTAAAGGAGAAGATAATATCTTTGACAAGTTAAAACTAATGATCAGAGACGCTAAAGATAAAATAATTATTGACCTTTGGAAACAGGATCTAATCACATTATTAGGTGAACTGAAAGTTGCTAAAGGAAAAGGAATACGTATTTACGCTATTGTTATGGAAAGTTCTAATTATAAACAATATGACTCTGAGTATAAATTTGACTATCTGTATAATCACCCTTCTACCTCTTCAGATACTATAGTCAGAGATATTAACATAGTTTGTGATAATGATGAAGCCCTAAGCGCTCAAGTAGGAACTTCCTATTGCACAGGTATCTATTCCCAGAATAAGAACTTTGTCAATATTGTTAGAGAAGGGCTTGCTCATGATATTCTCTTGAACGAGGCTCTAAAGGGATGTACAGACAAACACATCAAGGAACTATCACAACTGGAAAAACTATTGTTTTAA
- a CDS encoding O-methyltransferase, which translates to MQSYIDNLYKDRPSISKAKYITETKLQDFIPVVDEDVARTLALILQISKAKQVLEIGTSIGYSTVSMAKILQQQNGRITTIEYDEVVADQAKCNFINAGINEIVDLKIGDARDILPTLESESYDLIFLDVDKTLYKPLLKTCISLLKRGGILLAEDTLFPILNLEEKWRYLIPSIEAFNQAIIKSDEIDSTILPIGDGLTIAVKKLKAH; encoded by the coding sequence ATGCAATCTTACATAGATAATCTATATAAAGACAGACCAAGTATAAGTAAAGCCAAATATATAACTGAAACAAAATTACAAGATTTCATCCCTGTTGTTGATGAAGACGTTGCAAGAACGCTCGCGCTCATTTTACAGATTTCTAAAGCAAAACAAGTCCTAGAAATTGGTACCAGCATCGGTTATTCTACTGTATCCATGGCTAAAATACTTCAACAGCAAAATGGTCGAATCACTACTATAGAATATGATGAAGTTGTAGCTGATCAAGCTAAGTGTAACTTCATTAATGCAGGGATTAATGAGATTGTTGATTTAAAAATTGGTGATGCCAGAGACATCTTGCCTACGCTTGAATCAGAAAGTTATGATCTTATCTTTCTAGATGTCGATAAAACCCTCTACAAACCTTTATTGAAAACCTGCATTAGCTTATTAAAAAGGGGTGGTATACTCCTCGCTGAAGATACATTATTTCCTATCCTCAATCTTGAAGAGAAGTGGCGATATCTCATTCCATCTATAGAAGCATTTAACCAAGCCATTATTAAAAGCGATGAAATTGACAGTACAATACTTCCTATTGGCGATGGACTAACAATTGCAGTCAAAAAACTAAAAGCTCACTAA